The sequence TAGCCCCTGGCTCTTGTGCAGTTCTACATACGTTGCTTGTGAGGTTTCATCGGTGCAATAGAAGACCCGATTTTCGTGACGGGCTTTGTTGCGCTCCAGGTAATCCTTGAGCGTTGTGTAGCTTTTACCATCAATTGTGTTGGAGGGGGTGTTGGTGGCTACATCTTGCCAGACATCGCTTTCTGCGGATTGCACTTGCACAGCGGGCGCGTCCGTTGCTTCACTGGAGGCAGTACTTCCTGAACCCTGCCAGGTGGTGCGATAGATAAGGATGTCTTCGACCTGCTTCTTGAACTTGTCGTCGTTCATTGAGCCGAACTTAACGAAGTTGCCGAGATCTTGCCAACCCTGAATGTAGGTTTCCCGGTCGTCCCGATAAAGTTCTTTGAGGCGATCGCCCACTTTCTTAGCGATATAGTCGGCAATGCGGCGTACGGTGCGATCGTTCTGTAAGAAGCTCCGCGATACGTTTAGGGGAATATCGGTGCTATCGATGACACCCCGCAGCGGCATCAAAAACCGTGGGATGACCTCCTCGCAGTTGTCACTGACAAAGACCTGATTGCAGAATAATTTGATCTGTCCCTTGGTGACATCGACATCGGGCTTGAGTTTAGGGAAATAAAGGATGCCATTCACCACAAAGGGATAGTCGGTGTTGAGGTGAACCCACAGCAGTGGGTCTTCCTGGAAAGGATGAAGGTAACGATAGAACTCTAAGTAATCTTCTTTAGAGAGAGAATTGGGTGACTCCTTCCACAATGCTTTTTGCTTGTTGACCTGCTCGCCATCTAACTTGATGGGGAAGGGCATGAAGTCACAATATTTTTTCACCAACTGCTTAATGCGGTATGGCTCTAAATACTCGACTTCCTCCTCTTGCAGAGTGAGCGTAACAGTTGTGCCCTGGGCGGTGCGATCGGAGTCAGTTAGCTCAAACTGGGTAGACCCATCGCAAGACCAGTGAACGGCTTGTGCGCCTTCTTTGTAAGACTTGGTATCAATTTCTACTTTGGAAGCGACCATGAAGGAGGAGTAGAAGCCCAAACCAAAGTGACCAATAATCTGCTGGTCAGTGCTGTTTTGATACTTCTGAACAAACTCTTCAGCACTGGAAAAAGCAACCTGGTTGATGTATTGCTTGACCTCATCAGCGGTCATGCCAATTCCGGTGTCTGAAATCGACAATTTCTTATTGTCTTTGTCGATCGCGATCGTAATTTCTGGTTCGCCGATGTCACCGGAATATTCGCCAGAACGAGCTACCATTCTGAGTTTTTGAATGGCATCTACGGCGTTTGAGATTAACTCTCGCAGGAAGATCTCATGGTCTGAATAGAGCCATTTCTTGATAATCGGGAAAATATTCTCGGTATGAATCGTGATATTGCCCTGTTCCAAAATGGTCGTCATGGTTTTCTCGTTGAAGCGATTGTAGTGCTATGGGGTGTTTAATGCTCTTATGCTTGGATTTTAAGCCCAAGTTCGGGCGATCGCTTTTATTGTATCGAGTGGAAATGCCTCACCCGCGAGATCGGATTTCCCTACTTTGGCATCTATAGCCATAGTCACTTGGGTTAAGACGGGGTGCAGGGGTGGAACCCCTGGCCACTGCCAGTCCCCACACCTCCTCTGTCCTAAATCAAGTGGCAGTAGCTATAAATATTCGTTTGAAAGGGCTTAATCATCGGGAAACTGCCAGCAAGCAATGTACTCAATGTTCGTGCTGCCACAAGTGCAGGGAACTTGAGTCGAGGCAACCCACTCGCGATCGCATTTCCGGCAATGACAGAAGATGTTGTAGCGATCGGCTTCTGCCAGAGCCAGTTGCCATTCGCGCAGTTCCTGGGGAGTGAAGAGGGAGTTGGAGTCTGACATGGGAAAGGGATGAGTAGGGCAATCGTCAGGGGTTAATGGTCAATCGTCAATGGTCAATTGTGAATCGTCATTAGTAAGCGGGTCAGTCGTCAATGGTCAATCGTCAATCGTCATTAGTGAGCAGGTTAATCGTCGGGGGGCAGGGGTCAATCGTCAATCGTCAATGGTTAATTGTGGATGGTTAACTATTAATCATTTAATGTTGGTTAGTGTTTATCACTTGGAAAAAACACCTTTACTTTTACAATCCTCTTTTCTATGACGTGCCCTAACCCAGACTCAACTTTGATAGACACGTTGCGGGCTACGGTGGAGGGGTTGTATTACATGAGCGAAACCGATCGCCCATTTGAAGTGTTGCAGTGGGCAGGACAGACAACTCCACTGACCCCGGATAGGGTGCTTCAGTGGACAGGCAAGCCTCAGGATAGCCCAGTTGAAGTGCGATCGCTGGATGATTTTTTTGAACGGTTGATGCGAGAGCAAGATTGGCATAGCGACCAGGAAAGGGCGATCGCCCACCGATTTCGCACATTATTTGAACTGCTCCAGCAACACCTCAGCAATACCCAGGTTTACCGCATTGGGGAAATTGAGATTGACATTTATATCGTGGGTGAAACGGCGTCGGGTAATTTGATTGCATTGCAGACGCAATCTGTTGAGACATAGAGCCAGAGGCAATGGAGAGTAGGGAATGGAGAGTAGGGTGCTGTTAGCAGTAGCGTAACGCACCATTAATTAACGTCAATTCGAGGTTCGATCACATCCTGGACAGGTTTGGGTACGGCAGAAAGCAGGTCATAGCCTGTCAACTCTTCAACCGCATCGATCGACGTTCTAAAGTCCCGCCAATCCTGGGCCTTGATGCCCTGACGATTGGGCACAACAATTGCAATTGTTCGGGTCAGGGTAGTCACACCAGCTAGCCCCAAACCGGGGCGATCGAGCACAACAACGACTTTCCAGGTGCTAGCGGGTACGGCAACTCGTCCCTGTGCGATCGCCGTTTGCCGACCTCGTTCCCCTATGCCACCAGAGCCAACCCCTCCTGCAATGATGTAAAGCTCCTTGCCCTGTTTCACCAGGTCACGGCAATAGCTCTCCAGCTTTTCCCACGGTCCCCGGTTGTTATCAGGGGATTGGGGCATGATGTTAGTCATCAAAAATGCGGCTTGGCGATCGGCTTCGGTGCGATCGCGATCCGCTGCCGGAACCAGATGCCCTCGGTCAAAGCCACTGCCTGTATAGTCATCGGGAGTGACACGATACCAGCCATCCGGCAAGGTCGTATCGGTTTCAAAAGGAACCCGGTCTAGCTCACCCAGCCAACCTTGATTGAGTTGCCAACTCACCCAATTGGGAATGCCCTTGTCGCGGTTATAGGACAGCACATATTGGGGTCTGACCACCAAAAAATTATCGGGCTGAGCCACGCTGGTCGTTGCCCCAGTTGGATTGCCCAATAGGGCATGAGGGCTATCTATGGCTTGTTCAGTTAGCGATGGGGCAAAGCGCAACACTGCAAACCCAATCACCAGAACGGCGATCGCCATCCAGGAAAACGAGTAGCGACGTGTCTTTCGTCGAGGTTTAGAGGGTTGTTGCGATCGAGTCCGTTTTGGCATGGTTGACAATGCTCCCCTGGCTAACTAGCTATTGATTTAGCGTGCCCTGATTGTAGAAGCGACTTACGAGGGAGTGGGGAATGGGAAACAGGTAATAGAGAGTGGGCGATCGACCACTAACCACTGACCATTGACCATTGACCATTAACCACTGACCATTAACCATTGACCATTGACCATTAACCATTGACCATTAACCATTGACCATTAACCATTGACCATTAACCATTGACCAACTACCCTCATCTCATCCCCGGCATCTGGAAGCCTTTCGGCACTGGTGTTTGGGCGTCCATACCTTTACTTTGCAGCAGCACGCCAAAATTGCCCAAACCCATTGGATTCATCAGCGAGTGGAGGGCTTCACGACGACGCAGAATGTCGTTAACAGATTGATTTTCTGTTTTTACGGGGTCAGAAAGTGCAGCGAGGCGATCGCCCAACCCCAATGCCATCAAAAACAACCCCTGCTGCGTAAAGCCAACGGTTTGCAATCCACAGCGATCGCCCTGACGCTCTAACGCCGTGAAATCAACATGCGCTGTGATGTCTTGTCGCCCAATGTGGATGTAGGGGTCAGAGTGGTGAGTGTGTTGGTAATAGCATTGCAACGTGCCCTGCGATCGCCCCGGACTGTAATAGCGCATTGCAGGATAGCCATAATCAATTGTCAACACGTAACCCCGATGCAACCGGTTGGCGATCGCCCCTACCCAATCGAGAGCCGCCAGATTAACCTCCGTACGATAGCCTTCAGCGTTTGGCTGAGACAACAATGGAACATCCACAAACTCAAAATACTCCGCTAGTCGGGGAGTGGATAACGCATCCACCACTTCCACAAAGCGCAGTGATTCACTCTGAGCATCAGTTGTAACGTAAATCTCACACAGTTTTCCAGCTTGCACCACAACCTGGTGAACTGGAAATGCATCAACCAGTTCATTGGAGAAACAACATCCCACAATCGAGTTAGATGGAATCTCATCTAGAGTGCTCCAACTCAAATTGCCATACGCCTGAACCAGCTTGTGATAACGCTGTTGTTGTTCAACAACCAATGCAGGTGACTTTTCAACAATAATGTAGGCGATCGCATCAAAACATTCAAAGTGATGGCGATGCAAATACCGCAAGATATCCCGCACCAGTAAGCCCTGCCCTGCTCCCATCTCCAATAGCGTAAAAGGATGTGGGCGATCGAGTAGGTGCCAGAGATCAACAAACTGTTCGGCTAACAACTCACCAAAATCAACCCCTAAAT is a genomic window of Oscillatoria sp. FACHB-1407 containing:
- the htpG gene encoding molecular chaperone HtpG yields the protein MTTILEQGNITIHTENIFPIIKKWLYSDHEIFLRELISNAVDAIQKLRMVARSGEYSGDIGEPEITIAIDKDNKKLSISDTGIGMTADEVKQYINQVAFSSAEEFVQKYQNSTDQQIIGHFGLGFYSSFMVASKVEIDTKSYKEGAQAVHWSCDGSTQFELTDSDRTAQGTTVTLTLQEEEVEYLEPYRIKQLVKKYCDFMPFPIKLDGEQVNKQKALWKESPNSLSKEDYLEFYRYLHPFQEDPLLWVHLNTDYPFVVNGILYFPKLKPDVDVTKGQIKLFCNQVFVSDNCEEVIPRFLMPLRGVIDSTDIPLNVSRSFLQNDRTVRRIADYIAKKVGDRLKELYRDDRETYIQGWQDLGNFVKFGSMNDDKFKKQVEDILIYRTTWQGSGSTASSEATDAPAVQVQSAESDVWQDVATNTPSNTIDGKSYTTLKDYLERNKARHENRVFYCTDETSQATYVELHKSQGLEVLFMDSFIDSHFVSFLEREYPDVKFLRVDAELDENLINKDQASEIVDPKTNKTRSELVKELFEQALNKPKLTIRTEALKAEGESAPPAMVLLPEVLRRMREMNALLTQQSVEFPEEHTLVVNTNHPLIQNLLNLNQGSIVQPQGQSPSSELSTLICQHVYDLALMAQKGFDAESMKAFVERSNQVLTRLTTS
- a CDS encoding nuclease A inhibitor family protein, translated to MTCPNPDSTLIDTLRATVEGLYYMSETDRPFEVLQWAGQTTPLTPDRVLQWTGKPQDSPVEVRSLDDFFERLMREQDWHSDQERAIAHRFRTLFELLQQHLSNTQVYRIGEIEIDIYIVGETASGNLIALQTQSVET
- a CDS encoding DNA/RNA non-specific endonuclease codes for the protein MPKRTRSQQPSKPRRKTRRYSFSWMAIAVLVIGFAVLRFAPSLTEQAIDSPHALLGNPTGATTSVAQPDNFLVVRPQYVLSYNRDKGIPNWVSWQLNQGWLGELDRVPFETDTTLPDGWYRVTPDDYTGSGFDRGHLVPAADRDRTEADRQAAFLMTNIMPQSPDNNRGPWEKLESYCRDLVKQGKELYIIAGGVGSGGIGERGRQTAIAQGRVAVPASTWKVVVVLDRPGLGLAGVTTLTRTIAIVVPNRQGIKAQDWRDFRTSIDAVEELTGYDLLSAVPKPVQDVIEPRIDVN
- a CDS encoding class I SAM-dependent methyltransferase, whose amino-acid sequence is MPLIIEGQPQGCLTGVKSKDWNIVVRQPELDQSHPLLCKAIAEIIAQRPRHRIPFAEFMDLALYHPQYGYYATNQVNIGGEGDFFTSPHLGVDFGELLAEQFVDLWHLLDRPHPFTLLEMGAGQGLLVRDILRYLHRHHFECFDAIAYIIVEKSPALVVEQQQRYHKLVQAYGNLSWSTLDEIPSNSIVGCCFSNELVDAFPVHQVVVQAGKLCEIYVTTDAQSESLRFVEVVDALSTPRLAEYFEFVDVPLLSQPNAEGYRTEVNLAALDWVGAIANRLHRGYVLTIDYGYPAMRYYSPGRSQGTLQCYYQHTHHSDPYIHIGRQDITAHVDFTALERQGDRCGLQTVGFTQQGLFLMALGLGDRLAALSDPVKTENQSVNDILRRREALHSLMNPMGLGNFGVLLQSKGMDAQTPVPKGFQMPGMR